From the Candidatus Aegiribacteria sp. genome, the window TTGCAAATGTTAGTATGACCAGGAAAGGTGTTTCGATTTCAGGCTGAAGATTTGCAGAGACTGTTAAAACTGAATATCAGAATGTTATGCTGCGGATTGACTGCGAAAGCTGATATATGAGTTAAAATGACCTCTTGACACGCTGTATCACTGTACTATAATAGTGATACAGTTGATGGAAAGAGGTACAAATGTACAGTATCGATTCAAGGTCGGCAATACCTGTTTACGAGCAGCTGAAACGTCAGATAAGGCTGCGAATTGTTTCGGGCATGCTGGCTGAAGAAGGAAAACTCCCTTCCATAAGGGAGCTTGCTACAACTCTCAGGATTAACCCGAACACAGTTGCCA encodes:
- a CDS encoding GntR family transcriptional regulator, whose amino-acid sequence is MYSIDSRSAIPVYEQLKRQIRLRIVSGMLAEEGKLPSIRELATTLRINPNTVA